The following proteins are encoded in a genomic region of Candidatus Nealsonbacteria bacterium:
- the trpS gene encoding tryptophan--tRNA ligase: protein MRIFSGIRPTGELHLGNYIGAIRQWISLQENNECIFCIVDLHAITTPYNREKLQEIILNQAIAYLSLGLDPQKCALVVQSHIKEHTELTWILGTITPLGELQRMTQFKEKSKKHKEYINAGLLNYPILMSADILLYQSEVVPVGEDQKQHVELARTIAKKFNSHFGETFKIPEAKLAKNGAKIMSLQDPRKKMSKTGSAQGCIELFEDPESIRKKIMSAVTDTEKTVKYNQTKKPGISNLLTIYSSFKSCTIKEAEKEFENKNYAEFKTKVANLVVEYLEPFRRKKKELESREIYVWEILNQGARRAETIAQTTMIDVKKKTGLTK from the coding sequence ATGAGAATATTTAGCGGAATCAGACCAACCGGAGAACTACACCTTGGTAATTATATAGGTGCTATTAGGCAGTGGATTAGCCTTCAGGAAAATAATGAATGTATTTTCTGTATTGTTGATCTTCATGCAATAACCACTCCTTATAATCGCGAAAAGCTTCAAGAAATAATTCTTAACCAAGCTATTGCCTATCTTTCTCTTGGCTTAGATCCTCAGAAGTGTGCCTTAGTTGTTCAATCTCATATTAAAGAACATACAGAGCTTACTTGGATATTAGGAACGATTACTCCCCTAGGAGAACTTCAACGAATGACTCAGTTCAAAGAAAAGTCAAAAAAACACAAAGAGTATATTAATGCTGGGCTTCTTAACTACCCAATTTTAATGAGTGCAGATATTCTCTTGTATCAATCAGAGGTTGTCCCTGTCGGAGAAGATCAAAAGCAACATGTTGAGTTGGCCAGAACTATTGCTAAGAAATTTAATAGTCATTTTGGGGAAACATTTAAAATACCTGAAGCAAAACTTGCAAAAAATGGAGCAAAGATCATGTCTCTCCAAGACCCGAGAAAAAAGATGTCAAAGACTGGCTCAGCTCAGGGATGCATAGAATTGTTTGAAGACCCGGAATCAATCAGAAAGAAAATAATGAGTGCCGTAACTGATACTGAAAAAACTGTAAAATATAATCAAACTAAAAAGCCAGGCATTTCAAATCTTTTAACTATATACAGTTCTTTTAAGAGTTGCACGATCAAAGAGGCCGAAAAAGAATTTGAGAATAAGAATTATGCTGAATTTAAAACCAAGGTGGCTAATCTTGTGGTGGAATATCTAGAACCATTTCGGAGAAAAAAGAAAGAGCTTGAATCAAGAGAAATATATGTTTGGGAAATACTAAATCAGGGAGCAAGAAGAGCAGAAACAATTGCCCAAACAACAATGATTGATGTTAAAAAAAAGACAGGACTTACAAAATAG
- a CDS encoding phosphomannomutase/phosphoglucomutase: MNINQNIFKAYDIRGVYPDQINEEVAYKIGQAYLRVIDPKGPIAVGMDVRIHSKALKEALVEGLLDGGADVIDLGLISTEMLYFAVGNYGLQGGIQVTASHNTAEYNGFKMTRAKAFPISSETGMFEMRDLIIEDKESIKKERGSLENKDVLDDFARFVVNFIDKEKIKPFRIGYNPSFGFEGVVLERVRDIGRFQFDLVGMDHIPDGSFPKGSPDPFRIENRSEFVEFIKKSNVDIGVAWDADADRVFFCTGSGKFIEPYYTNAILIKQILEKNGGGKIIYDPRYIWALVDAAKEAGGEAIMERVGHSFIKARMKEEDAIFSGESSGHTYFRDFWYADSGIIPLLMILEIISSGQSFEELLKPLFSKYFISGEINTKVDDKERVFKELKEKYSDGEFSEIDGLCIEFDSWRASIRASNTEPLMRVNVEGKTQEIVDQKKEEIMQILKEEDPQ; the protein is encoded by the coding sequence ATGAATATCAATCAAAACATTTTTAAAGCATATGATATCAGGGGAGTTTATCCTGATCAAATAAATGAAGAAGTAGCCTATAAGATAGGTCAGGCCTATTTACGAGTGATAGACCCCAAAGGGCCTATTGCTGTTGGAATGGATGTTAGAATTCACTCTAAGGCTCTTAAAGAAGCTCTAGTGGAGGGATTATTAGACGGAGGAGCTGATGTGATTGACTTGGGACTTATTTCCACTGAAATGCTTTATTTCGCTGTTGGAAACTACGGCCTTCAGGGAGGTATTCAGGTAACAGCATCACACAATACAGCAGAATATAATGGATTTAAGATGACTCGGGCCAAGGCTTTCCCTATTTCTTCGGAAACGGGAATGTTTGAAATGAGAGACTTAATCATTGAAGACAAAGAGTCTATCAAAAAAGAAAGAGGGAGCTTGGAAAACAAAGACGTTCTGGATGATTTTGCCAGATTTGTAGTTAATTTTATTGATAAAGAAAAAATAAAGCCTTTTAGAATTGGGTATAATCCAAGCTTTGGTTTCGAAGGGGTTGTTCTAGAAAGAGTTCGAGATATTGGAAGATTTCAATTTGATCTTGTAGGTATGGATCATATTCCCGATGGAAGTTTTCCCAAGGGCTCACCAGATCCTTTTAGAATAGAAAACAGGTCAGAGTTTGTTGAATTCATTAAGAAATCAAATGTTGATATAGGTGTTGCCTGGGATGCTGATGCTGATAGAGTATTTTTCTGCACAGGCAGTGGAAAGTTTATTGAACCTTATTATACCAATGCTATTCTAATAAAGCAGATTCTTGAGAAAAATGGAGGAGGTAAGATAATTTATGACCCAAGATATATATGGGCATTAGTGGATGCTGCCAAAGAGGCTGGTGGAGAGGCAATTATGGAAAGGGTTGGTCATTCTTTCATTAAAGCAAGAATGAAAGAAGAAGACGCTATTTTTTCCGGAGAATCTAGCGGGCATACTTATTTCAGAGATTTTTGGTATGCAGACAGTGGTATCATTCCTCTTTTGATGATCCTGGAAATCATATCATCGGGACAAAGCTTTGAAGAACTATTGAAACCTCTTTTTTCTAAATATTTTATTTCAGGAGAAATAAATACTAAAGTTGATGATAAAGAAAGAGTATTTAAAGAACTTAAGGAAAAGTATAGTGATGGAGAGTTTTCTGAAATAGACGGATTATGTATTGAATTTGATTCTTGGCGAGCTAGCATAAGGGCTTCTAATACAGAGCCCCTTATGAGAGTTAATGTTGAAGGGAAGACTCAAGAAATAGTTGATCAAAAAAAAGAAGAAATTATGCAGATACTTAAAGAAGAAGATCCCCAGTAA
- a CDS encoding co-chaperone GroES: MKIKPLLDNVLIEPAEQSEQSKGGIIIPKTTDKERPEQGIVIAVGPGKKDQSGNFVPMSLKEGDKVLFNKYGPTEIKVDDKEYLIAKQEDVLAVIEK, encoded by the coding sequence ATGAAAATAAAACCATTACTTGATAATGTATTGATAGAGCCAGCGGAGCAATCCGAACAAAGCAAGGGAGGAATCATTATTCCTAAAACTACTGACAAGGAAAGGCCAGAGCAAGGAATCGTAATAGCTGTTGGCCCGGGGAAAAAAGATCAATCAGGCAACTTCGTCCCAATGAGCCTAAAAGAAGGAGACAAGGTTCTGTTTAATAAATATGGACCAACTGAAATAAAAGTTGATGATAAGGAGTATTTAATAGCCAAGCAAGAAGATGTTTTGGCTGTAATTGAAAAATAA